Proteins encoded together in one Streptomyces sp. NA04227 window:
- a CDS encoding pyruvate carboxylase gives MFRKVLVANRGEIAIRAFRAGYELGARTVAVFPHEDRNSLHRLKADEAYEIGAPGHPVRAYLSVEEVVGAARRAGADAVYPGYGFLSENPDLARACEEAGITFVGPSADILELTGNKARAVAAARAAGVPVLGSSAPSTDVDELVAAAEELGFPVFVKAVAGGGGRGMRRVEDPAVLRESIEAASREAESAFGDPTVFLEKAVVEPRHIEVQILADGEGNVIHLFERDCSLQRRHQKVIELAPAPNLDPELRARICDDAVRFAREIGYRNAGTVEFLLDRDGNHVFIEMNPRIQVEHTVTEEVTDVDLVQAQLRIASGQTLADLGLSQDTVYLRGAALQCRITTEDPANGFRPDTGMVSAYRSPGGSGIRLDGGTAHAGTEISAHFDSMLVKLTCRGRDFRTAVGRARRAVAEFRIRGVSTNIPFLQAVLDDPDFQAGDITTSFIEQRPHLLTSRHSADRGTKLLTYLADVTVNKPNGERPQSIDPTTKLPVLPDIAPPAGSKQRLVELGPEGFARHLRESPLLGVTDTTFRDAHQSLLATRVRTKDLLAVAPAVARTTPELLSLECWGGATYDVALRFLAEDPWERLAQLREAVPNICLQMLLRGRNTVGYTPYPTEVTNAFVEEATATGIDIFRIFDALNDVGQMRPAIEAVRETGTAVAEVALCYTGNLLDPAEKLYTLDYYLKLAEQIVEAGAHVLAIKDMAGLLRAPAAAKLVTALRSEFDLPVHLHTHDTAGGQLATYLAAVQAGADAVDGAVASMAGTTSQPSLSALVAATDHSDRPTGLDLAAIGELEPYWESVRKIYAPFEAGLASPTGRVYHHEIPGGQLSNLRTQAVALGLGDRFEDIEAMYAAADRILGRLVKVTPSSKVVGDLALHLVGAGVSPADFEAEPHTFDIPDSVIGFLRGELGVPPGGWPEPFRTKALEGRAAAKPAQDLSAEDRDGLEKNRRATLNRLLFPGPTKDFDTHRQAFGDTSVLDSKDFFYGLRPRHEYTVDLEPGVRLLIELEAVGEADERGYRTVMSTLNGQLRPIQVRDRSVASDLPAAEKADKSNPGHVAAPFAGVVTLAVTEGTEVEAGATIATIEAMKMEASITAPKTGRVSRLAINSIQQVEGGDLLVELA, from the coding sequence ATGTTCCGCAAGGTGCTAGTCGCCAACCGCGGCGAGATCGCCATTCGCGCGTTCCGCGCCGGCTACGAGCTGGGCGCGCGGACCGTCGCCGTGTTCCCGCACGAGGACCGCAACTCGTTGCACCGCCTCAAGGCCGACGAGGCCTACGAGATCGGCGCTCCGGGTCATCCCGTGCGGGCGTACCTCTCCGTGGAGGAGGTGGTCGGGGCGGCGCGCAGGGCGGGTGCGGACGCGGTGTACCCGGGGTACGGCTTCCTGTCCGAGAACCCGGATCTGGCCCGGGCCTGCGAGGAGGCCGGGATCACCTTCGTGGGTCCGAGCGCCGACATCCTCGAACTGACCGGCAACAAGGCGCGCGCGGTGGCCGCCGCCCGCGCCGCCGGTGTCCCCGTCCTCGGCTCCTCCGCGCCGTCCACCGATGTGGACGAACTCGTGGCGGCCGCCGAGGAGCTGGGCTTCCCGGTGTTCGTCAAGGCGGTCGCGGGCGGCGGCGGGCGCGGTATGCGCCGGGTCGAGGACCCGGCGGTGCTGCGCGAGTCGATCGAGGCGGCGTCCCGTGAGGCCGAGTCGGCCTTCGGCGACCCGACCGTCTTCCTGGAGAAGGCCGTCGTCGAGCCGCGCCACATCGAGGTGCAGATCCTCGCCGACGGCGAGGGCAACGTCATCCACCTCTTCGAGCGCGACTGTTCGCTCCAGCGCCGCCACCAGAAGGTGATCGAGCTGGCGCCCGCGCCCAACCTCGACCCGGAGCTGCGCGCGCGCATCTGCGACGACGCGGTGCGCTTCGCCCGCGAGATCGGCTACCGCAACGCGGGCACCGTCGAGTTCCTGCTCGACCGCGACGGCAACCACGTCTTCATCGAGATGAACCCGCGCATCCAGGTCGAGCACACGGTGACCGAGGAGGTCACCGACGTCGACCTGGTGCAGGCCCAGCTGCGTATCGCCAGCGGCCAGACCCTGGCCGACCTCGGTCTGTCCCAGGACACGGTCTACCTGCGCGGCGCCGCCCTGCAGTGCCGTATCACCACCGAGGACCCGGCCAACGGCTTCCGGCCGGACACCGGCATGGTCAGCGCGTACCGCTCGCCGGGTGGTTCGGGTATCCGGCTCGACGGCGGGACCGCCCATGCCGGTACCGAGATCAGCGCCCACTTCGACTCGATGCTGGTCAAACTGACCTGCCGGGGACGGGACTTCAGGACCGCGGTCGGCCGAGCCCGGCGCGCGGTGGCCGAGTTCCGTATCCGTGGCGTGTCCACGAACATCCCCTTCCTCCAGGCGGTGCTCGACGACCCGGACTTCCAGGCCGGTGACATCACCACCTCCTTCATCGAGCAGCGCCCGCACCTGCTGACCTCGCGTCACTCCGCGGACCGCGGCACCAAGCTGCTCACGTACCTCGCCGACGTCACCGTCAACAAGCCGAACGGCGAGCGCCCCCAGTCGATCGACCCGACGACCAAGCTGCCGGTGCTGCCGGACATCGCGCCGCCCGCCGGTTCCAAGCAGCGCCTGGTCGAGCTCGGCCCGGAGGGCTTCGCCCGCCACCTGCGCGAGTCGCCGCTGCTCGGGGTCACCGACACCACGTTCCGCGACGCGCACCAGTCGCTGCTCGCCACCCGGGTCCGTACCAAGGACCTGCTCGCCGTCGCCCCCGCGGTGGCGCGGACCACGCCCGAACTCCTCTCCCTGGAGTGCTGGGGCGGCGCCACGTACGACGTCGCGCTGCGCTTCCTCGCCGAGGACCCGTGGGAGCGGCTGGCCCAGCTGCGCGAGGCGGTGCCCAACATCTGTCTGCAGATGCTGCTGCGCGGCCGCAACACCGTCGGCTACACGCCCTACCCGACCGAGGTGACCAACGCCTTCGTCGAGGAGGCCACGGCCACCGGTATCGACATCTTCCGCATCTTCGACGCGCTCAACGACGTCGGCCAGATGCGCCCGGCCATCGAGGCGGTACGCGAGACCGGCACCGCGGTGGCCGAGGTAGCGCTCTGCTACACCGGCAACCTGCTCGACCCGGCCGAGAAGCTCTACACGCTCGACTACTACCTGAAGCTTGCCGAGCAGATCGTCGAGGCGGGCGCGCACGTCCTGGCGATCAAGGACATGGCGGGCCTGCTGCGCGCGCCCGCCGCCGCAAAGCTGGTGACCGCGCTGCGCAGCGAGTTCGACCTGCCGGTGCACCTGCACACCCACGACACCGCGGGCGGCCAGCTGGCCACCTACCTCGCCGCCGTACAGGCGGGCGCGGACGCGGTGGACGGCGCGGTGGCCTCCATGGCGGGCACCACCTCGCAGCCCTCGCTCTCGGCGCTGGTCGCGGCCACCGACCACTCGGACCGCCCGACCGGCCTGGACCTGGCGGCGATCGGCGAGCTGGAACCGTACTGGGAGAGCGTGCGCAAGATCTACGCGCCCTTCGAGGCGGGCCTGGCCTCCCCGACCGGACGCGTCTACCACCACGAGATCCCCGGCGGCCAGCTCTCCAACCTGCGCACCCAGGCCGTCGCGCTCGGCCTCGGCGACCGCTTCGAGGACATCGAGGCGATGTACGCGGCGGCCGACCGGATCCTGGGCCGTCTGGTCAAGGTGACCCCGTCCTCCAAGGTGGTCGGCGACCTCGCCCTGCACCTGGTCGGCGCGGGCGTCTCCCCCGCCGACTTCGAGGCGGAGCCGCACACCTTCGACATTCCCGACTCGGTCATCGGCTTCCTGCGCGGCGAACTCGGCGTCCCGCCGGGCGGCTGGCCCGAGCCGTTCCGTACCAAGGCACTGGAGGGCCGCGCGGCGGCCAAGCCCGCCCAGGACCTGTCCGCCGAGGACCGCGACGGCCTGGAGAAGAACCGCCGCGCCACCCTCAACCGGCTGCTCTTCCCCGGCCCGACGAAGGACTTCGACACCCACCGCCAGGCCTTCGGCGACACCAGCGTCCTGGACAGCAAGGACTTCTTCTACGGTCTGCGCCCCCGGCACGAGTACACCGTCGACCTGGAGCCCGGCGTCCGCCTGCTCATCGAACTGGAGGCGGTCGGCGAGGCCGACGAACGCGGCTACCGCACGGTCATGTCCACCCTGAACGGCCAGCTCCGCCCCATCCAGGTGCGCGACCGCTCGGTGGCCTCGGACCTGCCCGCCGCCGAGAAGGCCGACAAGTCCAACCCCGGCCATGTCGCCGCCCCGTTCGCGGGCGTGGTGACCCTGGCCGTCACCGAGGGCACCGAGGTCGAGGCGGGCGCCACCATCGCGACCATCGAGGCGATGAAGATGGAGGCCTCCATCACCGCCCCGAAGACCGGCCGGGTCTCCCGCCTCGCGATCAACAGCATCCAGCAGGTGGAGGGCGGTGACCTGCTGGTCGAGCTGGCGTGA
- a CDS encoding DUF6480 family protein, giving the protein MDLRNTDPDPDLGTDRGADWDADREADQHADRDTGRGAPRGGEPAAARPGLVPPGETPQGEDSTAGAGPEETYNPTTGWAKGPLSVMAILVLLMVVGFAGMVVALLD; this is encoded by the coding sequence ATGGACCTCAGGAACACGGACCCGGACCCGGATTTGGGCACGGACCGAGGCGCGGACTGGGACGCGGACCGGGAGGCTGACCAGCACGCCGACCGGGACACCGGCCGAGGAGCGCCCCGAGGCGGGGAACCGGCCGCCGCGCGGCCCGGATTGGTGCCGCCCGGCGAGACCCCGCAGGGTGAGGACAGCACCGCCGGGGCCGGACCCGAGGAGACCTACAACCCGACCACCGGCTGGGCCAAGGGCCCGCTGAGCGTCATGGCCATCCTGGTCCTGCTGATGGTCGTCGGCTTCGCCGGGATGGTCGTGGCGCTGCTCGACTGA